TAAGTAATATAGTGATAAGTAGAGTGTCGTACCCATGAGGATTGGctaatgatttttattttaaccacACTTAACCTTAACAAGACACACACAAATTAGATGTTATTAACAGTTGGTTTTATAATAACGATAACTAAATCACTAAtagaaaaatgcaaaaacaacTCTTTCGGTTTTGAAACTCAGAAGTCGAAGGCATTAAGGTTCGTGAATCCACCATCGcccttctatgattcaatttttcatcaCTCAGATCttgttattccttatcttaagttgaaaatcgatgattCAATTACAACTAAAaacctctctcgatggtcatttggttctatgtatatatatgagattaactatctctagtcaaccttcgaacatataaacatgcattcaatcatagtgatcatcacaaaatgatttcacaaggcataactgtatctctacctattataggaccctacATTATTTGTTTCTATGTCTAATATGTactgaatctctcgaaagcaatacaaatcacaaatacgtTTCAATagtgatcaagcatcaaaacgacattatgaacataacaaacagtcaacccgaatgaataaaaaaataataaagcgagtaaatttaaatcaaaccgttagaagtcgaggtttcatcattcaccctaccTATAAAACACTTAGCCCAACATGGTTTCAATTAATGAAAGAACAATAAAAACGGAAGCCATAatttggaaaagaagaaagaatagagaaaaatacaaccaaataGTTAAGTTCTTCCAAGCctcctcatttcttcttcgACTCTTCTTTGTCTCCAGCCAAAAAGCTCTCTAAATCTCTAAGAATCATTCTTTATATAATGCTTTTTAAGTTATCAAAGTCGTGCACCTTAAAGGAGTCCATCCCCACTTGATTTgaaataaatcaagtttaaaaTGGCCTTTTTGCGAAGCTTTAAACCTTACCGCGGCCTTGCCATAGAATGCTTGTCACGGTAGGACTGTGAGCTATAGAATATTTTTCCAACCATGGCCTTACTACAGAATACTTTCCACGATAAGGCCGTGAGCTACATAAAGGAATTTTTATCACGACCCTACCACGCAATGCTTTGCACGACAGCACCGTGAGTCATTTTTCCTTGATTTCCAACATTTCACCAATGACATCATCATTTCTAATTCTTTGCAACCTCATCAATCTCGACCCTGAGTGGACCTTTGACCTTGCCTTTAATTCCCAATTTAGCTCCAAAAAATGCAACAATATCATCACTTTTTGCTCCAAATGTCTTCAACACATGCTTCACAGCTACATGGGTGTGAATCCTTCTTTATATAGTGCTTTTTAAGTTATCAAAGCCGTGCACCTTAAAGGAGTCCATCCCCACTTGATTTgaaataaatcaagtttaaaaTGGCATTTTTGTGAAGCTTTGAGCCTTACCGTGGCCTTGGCATAGAATGCTTGTCGCGGTAGGACTGTGAGCTATAGAATATTTTTCCAACCATGGCCTTACTGCAGAATATTTTCCACGATAAGGCCGTGAGCTACATAAAGGAATTCTTACGACGACCCTACCACGCAATGTTTTGCACGACAGCACCGTGAGTCGTTTCTCCTTGATTTCCAATATTTCACCAATGACGTCCTCATTTCCAATTCTTTGCGACCTCATCAACCTCGACCCCGAGTGGACCTTTGATCTTGCCTTTAATGCCCAATTTAGCTCTAAAAAATGCAACAATATCATCACTTTTTGCTCCAAATGTCTTCAACACGTGCTTCACACTTACATGGCCAAatactaaacaaattaaaatagaagcCGTGCTCATTACTAGAATAAATGCTAAGTTCATAGatcaaaataagtgtataaaagacacttatcaataGAATTTGGGTTTAATGAGTAGAATTTTAGGTTTAGCGAATAGGCTCTTGGTTTAGTCGGTAGATTTTAAGTTTAACGAGTAGATTTTTATGTTTAGTGGATAAGCTTCAAATTTAGCAGATAGGCTTTCGGTTTAGCAAGTAGGCTTTTGGTTTAGTAGATAAGCTTTAGGTTTAGGGATAGCCTTTTGGTTTAATAGATAGACTTTGGGTTTAGCAAGCAGACTTTTAGGTTTAGTGGATAGGCTTTTAGTTTAACGAGTAGACTGGTCCTCCATTTTGAGGGTAAGCTACTTTCTACTTTGCTGGTAAACTATGTCCACAAAAGCTAGTTAGAAAGGGCGCGAGGATTCCTCGCCCACATATGCCCTTCGACGATCAAATCAATATCTGAAGAAAATGGTTTCTTAGATAAACCGCAAGGGTTATGCAGGGTAAACAAGAAGTGTATAAAAAAACATAGTAGATGTGATATGAAAACAAAATAGTTGAAGTCACTTTGCAAAAGTCAAttccccccaccccacccctccttcccaaaaaaataaaagaaaaaggaaaaataggatatttatAAGCACACAAACCAAAGGGAAAAAGGAAGACACGTGTTGTCTGCTTTTGGTGACAATTGGCTTGTGATGATTCAAATAAGATTTTAGAGGAATCCCTCGAAGACTCAATGATTGAGGAAGTCTCCTATAGATACGTAGACCTTTCGACGAGCTGCTAAAACAGGGTGTAAGGCTTCTGAGAAGATTCTATCGGGGAAATTTGTTTACCTGAGGAAGCTTGCCACTAACATTTTTGCCTGTGAGATTGTGTGAGTGTTTTACTCGCGAGGTGACTCGGTACTTTACCCCCTAAGCAGTTGGATTTACTCGCGAGGTGATTGGCTTGGTTTACCCACAAGGTGACTTGATTTTACCCAAGAAGTGGCTTGATTTACTCGTTCTAGGTGACTAGCATGGTTTTGCCCACGAGGTGACTTGATTTTACTTGCTAAGTGGTTAGATTTACCCATGAGGTGACTGGCTTAACTTTACTCAAGAAGTGGCTTGATTTACCCGCAAGGTGACTTGATTTTACCCGCAAGGTGACTTGCTCGTTTATCCGCTAAGTGGCTTGGTTTTACCTGAGAGGTGACTTGCTCGTTTATTTGCTAAGTATGTTGATATTACTCGTGAGGTGACTTGTTTATTTGAGAGATCTCACCAATTTATTCTACCCTCTAGCTTCTTTGTTTACCCACTAGACCACGCTTCTTTGCTAATTCACTTTTCTTGCTAATTTTTGCTTCTCATTCGTCTATTCTCCTGCTTTCTTATCTAATAGTGttattattctttattattataattattattttatctacTAAAATAGCTTAGATGATTTTCGTCATGAAAATCCTCTAGCACGCTTATCCTAAAAATCACGCTACAACaattacaaaattgaaaataatataatttaaaatatctacatcaaataaaaacaaaaaggctTAAGTATAAAAATGTTCTTCAACTTTGACATTTTGGCCATGTGACACCTCAACTCATATTTTGATCTATTGTATTTTTTAACTGtctaattttacaataattaaatagttTTTTGTCTGCATGATTGTACACGTTGCATGAGTGAACAGAGGGGTCAGTTTTGCTAATAATTATGTTGCAAGTGTCTTTGATGCGCTGCGCTTGCATATATTCTATCccttctctcctaattttttggGTGCACAAGAGGATCCTCTcgtttttaaacttttgtagGCCTGTGTGTGGTTGGAAAATTAACAGGTCACAAGGCAAGAGGCCAGAGGCAAGAGGGGGCTTTGGAGTCACAAATGGTTCTCACCTGAATCCATCAAAGATTCGACAAGAATCGGTTTGATAACATTGAAATGGAGGAGTTGTCGTACCATTTACATCAAATTGCAATATATCCTCTAAATTCTttgcttttaattaatttacgcAAATTCCAATGTGTGGTGGGCTTGATAAACTAGAACATGCAGCATCCTGCAGGAATGCAACGAAGAAGGGTACTGAATCTGAACTTGGTGGGATGCAGCTTCCTGTTCCTACTAAATTTGGTATCACCCTTCACCGTCACCTGTTTATTGCTCAAGTCTACTGTGTACTCCCTCAATCCTGCAAGTTACGTACAAAAAATTCCCCAAGTTTTTAAGGTTTTTGGAATCAATCCATGTTGAATCACAATAATGTAATCACTTCTCACCGCTCATCCTGGCTATAACTTGGGAGGCTCGTCGAAGGCAATAAGCACAGCCAAGGTTGGCACTTATTACTATGACCTGAACCTGCACATCAAACCAACAaaagaacacacacacacacataactCTCACTAGATGGACATATACGATAATTTATAAATCAGAAATTTGGGTCTGGGTTTATTGGTATTCTTGAGAAAATTTGGGCTTATTATAAGCCCAAACATGTGCACTGCGTACAGTTATGGATATGCAAAATAACCCACAACCACGCGCACTAGATAGACAAACAAAAATCTGTGTGAGTTTTGTCTTTTTCATTTGAATGGATTGATCATGTACATACTTTCTTCATCACTAGGATTGTGATGGcccaaaaagaattaaaaatgtaaaactCTGAACTAAAACGAATGTGGCTCACCCAGATTCCATGTTTTTGAGTAAATCACAGGAGGATTGTGATTGCCATGACTCATGAAACGAAGCAAAGCTGGTGATAACAGAGTCACAAATGCTAGCACAAGAACTTACCGAGGGTAACGTAAGATTCTCAGCATGCATGAGAGCTTGTTTTCTGACTTTCCCCATGGCAGCATTCCAacaaccctctctctctctctctctctctctcccttcttccTTGTTAGAGGAGGAGATTGTTCTTCTTCGCCGCCTCAACTGAGAGCCGGTCTCCTCTATATATAACCGGTGTATGGTTGGGAACAAGTAAAAGTTAGGAgcttcaaataaaaaaagaaaaatgagaaaataactaaATTCAACTTCGAGCTTTGTCAGCAAAacaattttgtaatatatagcAATGCGACACCCAACTGTTTGTTCAAGACACGTCTCTAATTAACCATTAAGAATGATACATTATCCACAAACGTTAACAATGGTATATTATTCAGTAAGATGAGGCTAATAATTAATCTATGGAATATAGTAAAGAACAGTTTGGCGGATTTGGCAAGCTGTAGCCACCAAAACTAACCTATGATTGCTGCACCGTGGGCTACTTTTTACCCAACCTTCAACTAATGCCTCTAGACAATGTATTATCTTATTAAGCCAAGATGACCAAGGAATTTATTAATGGTTGATTACAGTTAAAAGCTCTGGCGGCCTGGAAAATGGGTATggagattttgatattttagttcATGGGAAAGGCTCtccattttgatattttaatattaattttgagaataattatCTACTACTCTGTCCATGCACAATTAAATTCCACATATTTCATCATTGTTACTATGGAGCAGAGGAGATTACAATGATCTCTGAAACATACAGAAGTTGCACATGCTTTCTCAAAATACAACTGCACAAGGGACAATGAGTTCAGACCTAAATCATAGTAATTGTAGTCTCGTGCACCTTCAAGAAATTGTGACCTGGTTCAATGGAAGGTTCTGTACTGTTGAGTTGGATCAAGTAACATGAGTAGTCTCCTCCTTTCCTGCAACCACATTGAAGAGCAGCCCCGAGGTGTCTGGAGATAGTCCTCTGGCGCTTAAATTGGTTGAGGTAAACCTAGTTGCAAAATCATGGTGAGCTCAAGATTAATGTCCACTGAAATATGGTAGGAAAGacgtaaagaagaagaagaagatgatgatccTGTTTATAAAAAAGTTACCTGCCTAGAGCTTCGTTTTGCCTTTGTTGCTATATTTTGTCAATTAGATCCTTATTTTTTCAATGAGCATCGTGTGCGCTAAGGTTTTGCTGAGATGACTAGTGAACATGGTGCATCAGTGGGGTCTTACTCCCGCTCATCCCCCCTTATAATTAattgagtgcgattttgttcacccctttaacggggtgaccatcaccctcaATGATTTTGAGGGTAAAACAATAACAGAACGGTAATCAAAATTATCTCATGTATAGCACTCCTTATAATTAGAGCATTGTGGAGTTATTAGTGTCCGGAGGATGACAGGTACGGGTATGCACCCTTACCCAAACTTACTTCTTCCTTCTTTGCATAAGCATATAcacttttgaaaaataaactaCAGATAGAAGAGGGAGTACTGTAGGGGCTCACTTTTGGAGTGGAAATACCCCTCGTGATTCAATTTGAGAAGCAGACCTCTTGCATACAATAGACCCATTTAAAACTTTTCTAAGCATGAAAATCCTTGCTAGATCTGTAAGACATCCATGACTACAAGATACAACGTCCAATCATTAATCAGTTTTAAACTGGGCACCAAAAATCTCAGTAAATGTCATTTCCTGTGCCTACAGAGGAGAACCTGCTATAGTTTCCATTATCCTAACTAGCCTTCTTAGCATCTAAATTGTATGCTATTTGGATTTTAGGCTTTTTAGCAATCAACTTCTCTcgttattttcttcttttttgtatAGGGTCTGCCCCTTTGAAGCTTTTTCTATTATATTACTtcagaaaaaaattgaaacaaagagGAGGAATTACTAAGTTTCCACATGCAAACTTCTAAAACATCACAGAATATTATGATCAATCTAGTGACGCGGGCATTGTGTACTCTATGTTGGCAAATGTATACAAGCCTCTGGTAGCATATGAAGGCTGCAAAATCATGGATTTAAATTCACATTTTGGAGAGCACATGGACGTCAAGATTCAAAAGCCAAATAATTTCATAAAGCAAAGCCATAATATGTTGTATTTTAGAGAATTTTTCTTCACCATCATCGATAAACAATCCAAGCATGCTTCATGTATACATCTTAATACCTTCCGAAATAAATACACCAATTGCAGTTACTTTAAACCTATCGCCTGAAAGATCTTCTGTCCTTTGAGAATGTACCATCTCTTCTGCTCTTCTCCATTATCAGAGCTCGCTccctttccttctctttcttctccctcttcaaCCTTTCTTCTCTCAGCTCTTCCAAAGTCTTCTTCCCCTTACTCTTAGCCGATTCCTTCGCGACTGCACGgtcatcatcatcctcatcatctcTTGCTGCATTGCCATCGTCACTCGGCCTCGACAAATACCAGGGCAACTTCACTCCTTTTCCAGCAATCCCATACCCCATCCTATACTTCTCATCTTCCGGCATCACAGTTCTCGGCGCTGCCTCCTTCGCTATCTTCATCCTCTTGAATGCCCCTCTTTCGTCGTCGCCTTTGCCCTCTGCACCGGAAACCGGATCGAAAATCTTGATACCTTCAAACAAATTGATGTGGTTCGTTTTCGGCTTGGATTCAGGTTCTGGTTCAGGAATTGATGACACGGCTGCCGAGGACGGGGCCAAGCCGCGGGCGTGGCGCATCCGCTCGAGGCGGAACTCGGCTTCGCGCTTCCGCGCCTGCTCGCGCTGGACCTGCTCCTCTTTGGCGGCGGCTTCTTCGTCTCGCCGGACTTTCTCTCTGTTCTCGTAGTTGTACACGTTCCATCGCTTCTGAGGAAGAATGTTCAGACCGCCGTGACCTCCCATTGTTGGACGCCAAACACAAGAAATCtggaaaatcgccgcaaatacaCGCGATTCAATCAACTATTGtagggaaaagaagaagaaaaatcgtTTAATTAACTGGtcgaagggaaaaggaaaaccCTAATTCGATAGGAAGTGGGAAAAGAGGCACAGGAGAATTCCAACTACCTGAAAATCAAAAAGTGCGGCTGATCTCTGTCAAAGAAAGATTCCGATTAAGAACAGTGAACTGTGAATCGAATGCAAAGGCGAGAAGATCAATCAAGGCTAACAGGTGAAGGAAGATCACGGAACGACGTGCGAATTTTCCTCCTTTCGATGTGACTTCATATGCGATAAATTTGATGCTTCGCCTTCGTGGTCTGTTGCTTTATATAGGGAGAGGGAATCAGATGGGTCGGCGGAAATTCTATTTATTGATATTCTCATATTT
The Diospyros lotus cultivar Yz01 chromosome 12, ASM1463336v1, whole genome shotgun sequence DNA segment above includes these coding regions:
- the LOC127813934 gene encoding uncharacterized protein LOC127813934, giving the protein MGGHGGLNILPQKRWNVYNYENREKVRRDEEAAAKEEQVQREQARKREAEFRLERMRHARGLAPSSAAVSSIPEPEPESKPKTNHINLFEGIKIFDPVSGAEGKGDDERGAFKRMKIAKEAAPRTVMPEDEKYRMGYGIAGKGVKLPWYLSRPSDDGNAARDDEDDDDRAVAKESAKSKGKKTLEELREERLKREKKEKERERALIMEKSRRDGTFSKDRRSFRR